The Triticum urartu cultivar G1812 chromosome 6, Tu2.1, whole genome shotgun sequence genome includes the window AGTCGCACCGTACCCCCCTGGTAAAGGAGCCTGTCGCGCCCATGGATCTCCTTTTCTCATCACAGGTAGCCTAGGCACATCCGTCCATGGACGTCCCACGATCCTCTCGCCCCGTCCCATGTGCGGCGGTAGTGTACCGGCCAGCCCACGCGCCTGACCGCCGGCAGCTCCAAGGGGTAGCCACTGATCGGTACTTGTCTCGGGTCACGTCACCACAACTAGCGCATGTAGTCATGTCCCGGTTCTCCAATGGCCCCTGCTGGCAAGTACCAACGGGCGTTCGACTACGAGGAATTGCACTGTACATATATATACAACCTCCACCTcaaaatgtaagacgtttttAGGGTAGTACATAAATTTAACTGCTCACTTCCCTTATCATTTCCTGTTAATTTTTCTAAAGCACTGCATCGTAGAATAATTGTTCTACGGCATTTTCACTAATATAGAAGGTATAATACAAATGGGAGAAGAGCAAAGAGAAGAAAGGAGAAAACTCTAAGGGCATCTCCAAGAAAGACCTGTAAAACACCGGTATATGTTTGGTTGGATATATTTGTTCATTTTTGTAATTCAATGATGACCTGTATCAGTCCATGAAGCTGTCCGTGCATCTAAATTCCAATATTGTGTAGATAAAAGTTGGGAGATTTGCCCGAGTCCGAACATGCAATTGACCAATCATGGCCCCTCTTTTTTATCTCTCCCCCCATGcacgcccccctccccccctcttTTCTCTCTCCTCCCATCCCACAAGTATTCCACCACATGCATGGTGCCCACCTACTTTTCCCCCTCAAAACCGAATACTTCGCAATTAGCGTTGGTTTGCTCTCTCATATTATGTCCGCGGACCATGTTTGGACATAAAAACAGACATATACCGAAGAAATTTACAGGTCGGCGTTGAAGATGCCCTTACTAGGCTAACTAATAAAGAAAGAATAAAAGATTAGCCAATTCCAGTTTTGGGCAACATAATGAAACCGAATTAGAACTATGTGTGTACCCAAGCATGAAAGCAATAATATCACGCTTCTTCCTAATTCTGTGATTAAGCAGGCTTAGATCTTCCTTGGAGTATTTCCATGCTTGAAGTTATATATGGAGTTGCATTTCTCTAGATTTTACCTTTTCTTCGTAACCAAATCTTCCAGCATGGAAGGATAGTGATTTCCATGGCAATGGAGCTGGGCAGCCTCTTCAGAGCAAAGACTGATTTCTTCATTGACTCGTGTTATACTTCATGTCAATATGCACAGTCATACTTTGTACTGAACAAAGTGATATGACTTACTAGTCTATAGTTAATCTTATTTAAATCAACTCTTCTAGATGAAAAAAAGTACATGAATTAGTGCCCTGTAAGCACCGGTGGAGCTACGTGTAGGCAAAAGCATGCCGTGGCCCGCCCTCCTCAAAAGCAAAAAAGGAAATTAGCTATGCCCACTTCACTCCGTGAGGCGTCAGCAGCCTGTATGCGTGACTTTTCCTCAGCTTGCGTTAATATGGACGAGAGACCTGCTGTTTGAAGCCTTAGGCTGCCCATAGTGGGAGTAAGTTCAGCAGTAACATAAGgtccaactcagcaaatttgTTTACATGGCAATGATTTAATGAGGACAGAAATGGTTTAAGTAACATAGGTAGTTACTCATACTATGAGTAACATCATACATaccaagacaagatgagtctacaagaTAATAAATAAAGTGTTGTATAACactacacatatgttactccccactatagaggcTATAACATaaactagtaacatatgcatgttactagtctaagttactccccactatgagtAGTTAATTGCCAGCCTATTGCATTCCAGTCCACGAGGCGCGAGCAGACCAGACCAACACTTCACCATCACACATGTATTGTGCACAAAATACTTCCTTTTCTTGTACTGAAAAAATCATTTCTTTCACCTGATTGCTCTTAGTGGCATCATATGCAATTCTCAATACAAGTTTTCTATAGATATTTGAAATTTGTAGTTAGTGATTTGGTAGCACGGATTATTCAGTTTTACGAAGTTTGTAAATTGTAATTTCAATACATTAGTGTATACTACATAACTAACCATGGGTAAGGCCAGTCAACGAAGAATTAGTTTGGTTTTCAAAAGGAATGAGATGGTTCAGAATTGCAACGGTTTTAAGAATTACTGGCCATGGGTTAATTGCTAGTACCATTGAAGGTAGTATGATTTGACGCTTGAAAAATATCGTGTTCTCCTTTAGATTAGCCCGCCATGCTATTTCATTCTAGCTCCACCACTGCTTGTAAGTTCATGATAGAAGATAAGGGTGTGAACTACCTAGTGTAAGTTTGCAAAAAGATCTAAGTTCAGGACAGTGAAAAAGGGTTTGGAGTATGTATTGTAAGGTTCACAGAAAGAACTTGAACTCTTGATCAAAATACTTGCATGCACAAACCATGTAAATTCACGGATGTATTGTTGGTCTATATCATATCTGTGGTATGTATATGTATGTGTGAATCCCTGGCTGGTAATCGAGAAATAGTTTGTCGCATGGACATAGAGCTCTCTACCAGTAGACACTTATGACATGccacgcgggggggggggggggggggggggggggggctcgtgGATTCAGACTGTCAGATTACGGCAAGATTTTGACACTTGTGTATGTGTTTAGGCTTAATTATTGCATGCGTGCAGCTTTGGCGCATATTTTGGCGGAGATCGCATGCCCCACACACCCCACCTTCCATGCTTTTATCTTTTGACttctaaatttgaatctattatATCTTTTGAGCCGAAAGTCTAATTTTTATTTCGTTTGCATATTCATGTTCCTTGTGACGGGGCTTTGAAACAAGAGCTCTCTTGAATATGTTTTGACAAGTTTATAAAACTTCACCCAGTTTCAACTACTAAAACTTGATAGATCGAATGATAAATTCACCAGTTTTGAAAACTTAAACTTCAACTCTAAACCCTAACCCCCAACCCATAAACCATAAAACCTAATCCCTAACCCTAAACCCTAAGCCCTAAGTGCTAAACCCTAAAAGAAAATGAAACTTGGTACAAACTTAATACTACAACATTCAAGTTTAATATTTGAAACTTAGTAAAAAAAAATGGCAAACTGTATTCAAGAGTGGTCTTGTTCGAAAATTCTCATCACAACAAACACAAATATGCAAACTCAACTTAATTTGGACTTTTAGTTCAAATTTGGAAATGAAATGAAATAGTATGGGAGGTGATGTGGGTGAAGCATGCTACTCTGCCAAAAGCATGCATGCATGGACTCCCCCtccccccaacacacacacacacacagagagagagagagagacagagagagagagagagagagagagagagagagtaatcaAGGGCTTAATCCATGCTGGGAGAGCAAATGTGTGGTTGCATGCATGCTGCACCCGCCTGTGTGTGCCCCTACAAATTTCTCTATTTTCTAAAGGATGTGCTAAATTGTGCGCTCTCTATTGACACCATTGGCCAGATTCAACCCTGAAACCTACAATGTTAATGTTATACTATTAGGTAAGACACACATTGATGAACTAATTTTGGTTCAAACATAAATCGTGGAATACATGGGCGCCTTATACTTCTGAATGGAAGGACAATCACCAATAAACCACAGACGGTGAGTAAAAATATATGGCAATGAATGTTGACTTTGATTCTTGTTCAAATTCTAAAAGGAGACCACAGATGGTGGCTTTATATGGACTTTGATAGGTGTTCAAATTCTAAAAGAGGACCTCTACTGGCTTATGAAAAACATATGTGTAGGTCCATCATTTAATGATTCATTGGAGCTTAAGAAAATGATAGTAGACATTGTCAAGTGACAACATATTCGAGTGGTAGAGTGATAGATATGCTTGCTTGGCATGCCACATGCATTTCCTCATACATCAAATTTTTGTGTCACATATACAGACAATTAACGTACTATATAAAATGACTATATTCTTACAACTGTGGAAGCCGCTAAGTAAGATGCCGGAGGCCTCAACACTTGTGGCGATGTGTAACAAGCTTCGTCGTCATGCAAAGGCTCTCAGGGAGGAGAGCAATCATCATGGAGAATGATCAATTGAGCTATGTTGTATGTTTGTCGTGTGTGTCAGCTATTGGGCCTTTGACCCGGATGGGTCTGTGTCGAACCTTATTTATGTTTTCATTGGTCTGATGAACCTGTGTTTTAAACGCTAAAAAGGGTTCAGTTCACTAAAGCCGGACAAGCACTTGTTTTCTAAAAACATATACACACGCGTGAGCCTACTCGATATATAAAACCGATGTGGATTGTGTACATCAATCAATTCATTGACAAACCGGTGCAGTGCAATTCCAATGTGTTTTGGATTTATGTCGTACCTAAGATCATTTTTTCATCTGCATTGTTGACTCAATGGTAGAGTAACCGGCTTTTAAATACGACAATTTGAtatctttgttttgtttttggcTTTTGCCAATTAGATCTTGTCGTGTGCTTTGCCTATATGCGCTTGTGTACCTGTGAAAATTCTGACTATATATGTGTGTTTTCACCAAGTAATTGTGTTGGCTactgttatttatttatttattaaataGGGCTAGTGTTCATTTTGgcatatacagcatgtatagcaAAATCAAGCATGAACAGATATGAACCATGGACCAGCGCTCTTGTACTACTTTGATCTTAGAATATGATGTCAACATGAAGAACCCACTTACTGTCGTTTAGCAGCTCAATTATGAGATCTCAAGAGCATTTTGGTTGGAGAAACCGACGTAGCAAATAAGCAACTGACCGGTTTATCCATGTCACCTTTTGACAATTTCAGCTAACTGTGTTTTGCTTCGACGTTTTATGACTCATGTGTGAAATAGGAGTATATTACTACAAGCAGAGCAAATCCCATTCTTTTCCACAATAAATTGACTCGCATAGATATCTTCGTGCTGAATCTTGCTGATCTGATTTGTTGTCAAAAAGTAACATAGCGCATGGATCTTTCATCGATCACAGTATCCAACAGATAACAGATTGCCCACCAACTCTTCCCTCTTTTGCTCTTCTCAACGGCTAACTTCCCCAATTCATAATATACTACTCCTACATATAAACTACAGCCAAAAGACACCACTAAAGAAAAGGAAAATTGGATCCATATGGACGTCCGCGTCCATCTTAGTTTATCCACCGCCAAATATTTTTATGTCTACTGTTACAAAAGCTACAATGCATTAGTCTCCCGGTGATGTGCGATCCACTCGGCGCTTTTTatagaaaaaaaaagaaaaaaaaggtaCGTGGCGCCTGCTTGCTCTCATAGTAAAACGAGCAATAAGCCAAGCGAATCAACGAGCGGACTTTATGTGCGAAAATGACCGTACGTAGCTAGCTAGAACATAATATCGAATCTGACGTAACTGGCGAGTACTATCTAGGTAGCAGCTATAATATCGCAGTCCAGCGCCCAGTGATACCACTATTATGGCACACGCATATATACCAGATAGAGGACGATGCCCCGCCATGTATCCACATCCACTGCCGTACTCCGGATTAATTAGGTTTAGTAACTGGTATAGTACTGGAGCACGTACCAACCAGCTCACCGGTCATCATGTCTTAAGCCAATGCAAAATACTCACTAGGGATCGTGGTAGCTCCACAGGCTCTCCCCGGCCCCCGGCGGGTCGGGCCACTCGTCGGAGGCGGTGGGGCTCAGCCTCGGCGGGCTCATCATCATACCCGCCGCCATGTTGCGCAGCATCTGCGGCATCTCGAAGATCGCCTCCTCGTCCATGAAGTCCTCATTGCCCATCTGATGCTGCGGCGTGCGGTCATCGGCGGCGCCTCCGCTTGTTATTGTGCCGTGATGTCTCTGCTCCTCCGCTGTCGCGGCAGTCGAAGCACTGCCATCAGGCGTCTCGCCGCCGTGCGGCCTGTAAAGCTGGGCGGCCgccgcggctgcggctgcggcCGCACGTATGTCCTCCGGCGAGGCAGACGCGGGGACCGGGCGCGAGGCGGTGGCGCCGGGGAAATTGAGCACGGCGTCGGAGCCGCGCAGCGCGCGGGCGGCCACGTCATAGGCCGCGGCAGCCATCTCGGCCGTCGGGTAAGTTCCGAGCCATATGCGGCGCGCCTTGCGCGGCTCGCGGATCTCCGAGACCCACTTGCCGTTTCTGCACCGGATGCCGCGGTAGAAGGGGTGCTTCCCAGTGGACCGCGGCGACGGCTCCCCGGAGCTCGTCGCCGCCAACGCCGTCGTTGTCCCCACCGTCTCGCCTAGGTGAACCGGCGGGGAATGGGGCGAGGCAGGAGCACCCGGGGAAAGCTCGGTCGCCGGTTCAGCAGCAGCTTGCACTTGCAGCTGAGGAGTAGCAGCACCGGCAGCAGACGAGGAGGCTCCAGAAGGCTGCTCAGCCATGTACCATTAGGGCACGCCCCTCTATATATTCACACACACCTACACACACATGCCAGAGCTGCAGTGCGCCTATGAACCTAGCAAATCTATGGTGCGCGCAGGTGTATGCCGGGTGGGTAAGCCGTTAAGTACTCGTCGTCTCGaggtgtgtgtgcgcgcgcgctgTGGGCAGCAGTGGAGTACTGGCAGTCTGAAAGAGGAGAGCTAAGGTAGGTAGAGGTGTCAAGAAGCGCACGAGGAGAACTAGAAGCGTGAGATCCGGCATGAGGCCAGGAGGCTGGGAGGTATATATGGGTTGGTAAAGAAGCGGGGGAGAAGCGTGAGGTCCGCCATGGTGAAAAGCTGATCTCTCCATCggagaagagaggagaggagcGCGGCGCCGCGCGCATGCAGGTGCGGTGAGGAGGCAGCTAGCCAGACCGCGTTGTTTGAGCGGGAGAGTGTGTGTATGGCTTGCGATGAGCTGGCGCCTGAGGAGACTCCACCTAACTAATTAAGCACGCTGCCAGTATTAGTAGCAGCTGATCGGGATCGAGTTTACTACCCCCTTGCCGGTGCTCCCTGCTTCGTCTTACCTTCGCGGGGCCGAAACGAGCAGAGATGGCGACGTCGCTGTCCTAATTGATGGCCCGGCTTTTGTGGGGCTTAATTGGGAAATTAAGATCGGACCGCTCAGTGTGATTGCTGATAATTTCTCTAGGGGCTAGCGAAAGATACGGCCAGCGGGGCAGCTCTCCGTGACTGTGACTGACAGGTGGTGGCCTCCGGATGCCTGCCAGGTGGGGGCTTTTGGTTAGCTCGCTTTTCTTGTCTGCCTTTTTGGCCCTTTGGCCGCTAGCTCCTCGCAAACACGTCGTGTCCGCAGCTAAGCTACGTACTCCTGCTA containing:
- the LOC125514098 gene encoding ethylene-responsive transcription factor ERF027-like, with protein sequence MAEQPSGASSSAAGAATPQLQVQAAAEPATELSPGAPASPHSPPVHLGETVGTTTALAATSSGEPSPRSTGKHPFYRGIRCRNGKWVSEIREPRKARRIWLGTYPTAEMAAAAYDVAARALRGSDAVLNFPGATASRPVPASASPEDIRAAAAAAAAAAQLYRPHGGETPDGSASTAATAEEQRHHGTITSGGAADDRTPQHQMGNEDFMDEEAIFEMPQMLRNMAAGMMMSPPRLSPTASDEWPDPPGAGESLWSYHDP